The following are encoded together in the Streptomyces sp. NBC_00341 genome:
- a CDS encoding ATP-grasp domain-containing protein, producing the protein MSERLLLLVESNTTGTGRLFARRAAELGVVPVLLCADPGRYPYAAEDRLRTVTVDTSDEDALWAAVRALEDGATVAGVLTSSEYYVPAAAALAYRLGLPGPSAEAVRACRDKAEQRRALTGAGVGSADFAAVSEVAGALAAARGIGLPVVVKPVQGSGSLGVRLCTDLDEVAEHAGTLLAATVNERGITAPGRILVEEYLTGPEFSVEVFGTEAVVTVAKHVGPLPAFVETGHDVPAALTGEQEIALRETAVRAVRALGLGWGAAHVELRLTGTRTAQVIEVNPRLAGGMIPELVRRACGIDLVRAQVLAALGAAPELERTGHARASIRFLTCDHDGILAPSAALHEAVDRARTVPGTVEALLYRAPGEPVGPAEDFRGRVGHVIAVADRSGRAAEAAGRAVALLGEAVTYADLHTEEAYA; encoded by the coding sequence ATGAGCGAGCGCCTGCTGCTCCTGGTGGAGAGCAACACCACCGGCACGGGACGGCTGTTCGCCCGCCGCGCGGCCGAACTGGGCGTGGTGCCCGTGCTGCTCTGCGCGGACCCGGGCCGCTACCCGTACGCCGCAGAGGACCGGCTGCGGACCGTCACCGTCGACACCTCCGACGAGGACGCGCTGTGGGCGGCCGTGCGGGCGCTGGAGGACGGGGCGACCGTCGCGGGCGTCCTGACCAGCTCCGAGTACTACGTACCCGCCGCCGCCGCACTGGCCTACCGGCTCGGGCTGCCCGGCCCGTCGGCCGAGGCCGTACGGGCCTGCCGCGACAAGGCCGAGCAGCGCCGGGCCCTGACCGGCGCGGGCGTCGGCTCCGCGGACTTCGCCGCCGTCTCCGAGGTGGCCGGCGCACTCGCCGCCGCCCGCGGCATCGGACTGCCCGTCGTGGTCAAACCGGTACAGGGCTCGGGAAGCCTGGGCGTGCGGCTCTGCACGGACCTCGACGAGGTCGCCGAGCACGCCGGAACACTGCTCGCGGCCACCGTCAACGAGCGGGGCATCACCGCACCGGGCCGGATCCTGGTCGAGGAGTACCTGACCGGCCCCGAGTTCTCCGTCGAGGTGTTCGGCACCGAAGCCGTCGTCACCGTCGCCAAACACGTCGGCCCGCTCCCGGCGTTCGTCGAGACCGGGCACGACGTACCGGCCGCTCTCACCGGCGAGCAGGAGATCGCCCTGCGCGAGACCGCGGTACGCGCGGTGCGCGCGCTCGGGCTCGGCTGGGGCGCCGCCCACGTGGAACTGCGGCTGACCGGGACCCGCACCGCCCAGGTCATCGAGGTCAACCCCCGGCTGGCCGGCGGCATGATCCCCGAACTGGTCCGCAGGGCCTGCGGGATCGACCTCGTACGCGCCCAGGTGCTGGCCGCGCTCGGGGCCGCCCCCGAGCTGGAGCGCACCGGCCACGCCCGCGCCTCGATCCGCTTCCTCACCTGCGACCACGACGGCATCCTCGCGCCGTCCGCCGCCCTGCACGAAGCCGTGGACCGGGCCCGCACCGTACCCGGCACCGTCGAGGCGCTGCTCTACCGGGCACCCGGCGAACCGGTCGGCCCCGCGGAGGACTTCCGCGGCCGCGTCGGCCACGTCATCGCCGTCGCCGACCGCTCGGGCCGGGCGGCGGAGGCGGCCGGGCGGGCCGTGGCCCTGCTCGGCGAAGCCGTGACCTACGCGGATCTGCACACAGAGGAGGCATACGCATGA
- a CDS encoding PLP-dependent cysteine synthase family protein: MTTTTLPKAHSSIVEATELPRIIKVTDNLYAAAFSLMKLLPARYILDRAEAAGLISPGTRIIETSSGTFALGLAMVCRLRGYPLTIVGDSAIDRDLRTRLEMLGTTVEIVEHTGQAGGIQGARLARVAELRRQDPEAFVPGQYDNPDNPGAYGIVADLIGDTVGAVDCLVGPVGSGGSTGGLAAALRQTGPALHLVGVDTQGSIIFGSPDGPRTLRGLGSSIHPGNVSHTAYDEVHWVTAPEAFHATHELYREHGLFMGPTSGASFQVASWWAEQNPASTVVMVLPDEGYRYQSTVYNDTWLNEQGIVPAPAANGPRTVEHPLDATAAWSRLLWARRGFDDVVMPVVGS, encoded by the coding sequence ATGACGACGACGACTCTCCCCAAGGCTCACTCCTCGATCGTGGAGGCGACGGAGCTGCCCCGCATCATCAAGGTGACCGACAACCTCTACGCGGCCGCCTTCAGCCTGATGAAGCTGCTGCCCGCCCGCTACATCCTCGACCGGGCCGAGGCCGCCGGCCTGATCTCCCCCGGCACCCGGATCATCGAGACCTCCTCCGGCACCTTCGCGCTGGGCCTGGCCATGGTCTGCCGGCTGCGCGGCTACCCGCTGACCATCGTCGGGGACTCGGCGATCGACCGCGATCTGCGCACCCGGCTCGAAATGCTCGGCACGACCGTGGAGATCGTCGAGCACACCGGCCAGGCCGGCGGCATCCAGGGCGCCCGGCTCGCCCGGGTGGCCGAGCTGCGCCGGCAGGACCCGGAGGCCTTCGTCCCCGGCCAGTACGACAACCCCGACAACCCCGGCGCGTACGGCATCGTCGCCGACCTCATCGGGGACACCGTGGGCGCCGTGGACTGCCTGGTGGGCCCGGTGGGTTCGGGCGGCTCCACCGGCGGACTCGCCGCCGCGCTGCGGCAGACGGGGCCCGCACTCCACCTGGTCGGCGTCGACACCCAGGGGAGCATCATCTTCGGCAGCCCGGACGGACCGCGCACCCTGCGCGGACTCGGCAGCAGCATCCACCCGGGCAACGTCAGCCACACCGCGTACGACGAGGTCCACTGGGTCACCGCGCCCGAGGCGTTCCACGCGACCCACGAGCTCTACCGCGAGCACGGCCTGTTCATGGGCCCGACCAGCGGCGCCTCCTTCCAGGTCGCCTCCTGGTGGGCCGAGCAGAACCCGGCAAGCACCGTCGTGATGGTGCTCCCGGACGAGGGCTACCGCTACCAGTCCACCGTGTACAACGACACCTGGCTGAACGAGCAGGGCATCGTGCCCGCCCCCGCCGCGAACGGCCCCCGCACCGTCGAGCACCCGCTGGACGCCACCGCCGCCTGGTCCCGGCTGCTGTGGGCCCGCCGGGGCTTCGACGACGTGGTGATGCCGGTGGTCGGCTCATGA
- a CDS encoding kinase: MFTGDGGLTRGLVTLPCTIHATRATFIPAPGDEVTVTPHWKGKARRAAELAVRAVTPPGAEPAGGHLDLTGDVPLCRGFGSSTSDVLAAIWAVKDAFVSPLPPQEVARIAVRAETASDSLMFEESTVLFAQREGTVIEDFGYRMPALRILGFGSRPEGGGRGVDTLAFSPARYGPDEIDLFTRLQSMLREAIQMKDVALLGSVATASTEINQRHLPIPRLDRIRDIARTTGAVGIQAAHSGDIAGLLFDRDDPEVEARTGTAQDLLQELGIHEQWNYTTGD; the protein is encoded by the coding sequence GTGTTCACCGGTGACGGAGGGCTCACCCGAGGTCTCGTCACTCTTCCCTGCACCATTCACGCGACCCGCGCGACGTTCATCCCCGCCCCCGGCGACGAGGTCACCGTCACGCCGCACTGGAAGGGCAAGGCACGGCGCGCGGCCGAACTCGCGGTCCGCGCCGTGACCCCGCCGGGCGCAGAGCCGGCCGGCGGCCACCTCGACCTCACCGGTGACGTACCGCTGTGCCGGGGCTTCGGCTCCTCCACGAGCGATGTGCTCGCCGCCATCTGGGCGGTCAAGGACGCGTTCGTCAGCCCCCTGCCGCCGCAGGAGGTCGCCAGGATCGCGGTACGGGCGGAAACCGCCTCCGACTCGCTGATGTTCGAGGAGTCCACCGTCCTGTTCGCCCAGCGCGAGGGCACGGTGATCGAGGACTTCGGCTACCGGATGCCGGCCCTGCGGATCCTCGGCTTCGGCTCACGGCCCGAGGGCGGCGGGCGCGGCGTGGACACCCTGGCCTTCTCACCGGCCCGCTACGGGCCGGACGAGATCGACCTCTTCACCCGGCTGCAGTCCATGCTCCGGGAGGCCATCCAGATGAAGGACGTGGCCCTGCTGGGATCGGTGGCCACGGCCAGCACGGAGATCAACCAGCGCCATCTGCCGATCCCGCGGCTCGACCGCATCCGTGACATCGCGCGGACCACCGGAGCCGTCGGAATCCAGGCGGCACACAGCGGGGACATCGCCGGACTCCTCTTCGACCGGGACGACCCCGAGGTCGAGGCACGGACCGGCACGGCCCAGGACCTCCTGCAAGAGCTCGGAATTCACGAGCAGTGGAACTACACAACGGGTGACTGA